The Archangium lipolyticum genome includes a window with the following:
- a CDS encoding malonic semialdehyde reductase, producing MNETPMTRTIAKESIQQLFTEARTHHFWQNKPVSEQTLRELYELMKWGPTSVNSAPARIVFVRSESEKARLYPALMGSNIEQVKSAPVTAIIAYNEKFYEDLPRLFPSYDARPFFVNDPRFSYDTAFRNSSLQGAYLIFAARALGLDVCPMSGFYNAEVDKVFFAGTNLKSNFICTIGYGDSSKLYPRGPRLSFEEVCTIV from the coding sequence ATGAACGAGACCCCGATGACCAGGACCATTGCGAAGGAATCCATCCAGCAGCTCTTTACCGAAGCCCGCACCCATCATTTCTGGCAGAACAAGCCCGTCTCGGAGCAGACCCTGCGGGAACTCTACGAGCTGATGAAGTGGGGACCCACGTCGGTGAACTCCGCACCGGCGAGGATCGTGTTCGTGCGGAGTGAATCGGAGAAGGCCAGGCTCTATCCAGCCTTGATGGGGTCCAACATCGAGCAGGTGAAATCGGCCCCCGTGACGGCAATCATTGCTTACAATGAGAAGTTCTACGAAGACCTGCCCCGGCTCTTTCCGAGCTATGATGCGAGGCCTTTCTTTGTCAATGATCCCAGGTTCAGCTACGACACGGCCTTTCGCAACAGCTCCCTCCAGGGAGCCTACTTGATTTTCGCGGCCCGCGCGCTTGGCTTGGATGTCTGCCCCATGTCAGGCTTTTATAATGCGGAGGTGGACAAGGTCTTCTTCGCGGGCACGAACCTCAAATCGAACTTCATCTGCACGATCGGGTATGGTGACAGTTCGAAGCTCTACCCGCGGGGACCGCGCCTGTCTTTCGAGGAGGTTTGCACGATTGTTTGA
- a CDS encoding LysR family transcriptional regulator, whose product MNPDLNAAMIFVNVVRAGSFSKAARSLGLSVSTVSDRVVGLEKALGVSLLTRTTRKLKLTDEGAAFFKESEAALQTLLGAFEGATAARQQPTGTLRITAPADIPHSEISAAVIEFREKYPQVKVETHISNRYVDLITEGFDIAIRGGHLEDSGLRSKRLGVGNLVLVASSRYLQGAPAIQHPRDLTAHPCIGFVSKEGNKGNMLWHLRSASGETIRLKPDFVVSSTSFAWILSLVRRGAGLALVPQPLLKEDFARKRLVRVLPDWATEYAPVHLVYPPQRFSSPKVREMIPILERHLRELFA is encoded by the coding sequence ATGAATCCGGACTTGAATGCAGCGATGATCTTCGTGAACGTGGTGAGGGCGGGAAGCTTCAGCAAGGCCGCTCGGAGCCTCGGTCTCTCCGTCTCCACCGTGAGTGACCGGGTGGTTGGCCTGGAAAAGGCCCTGGGGGTGAGCCTCCTGACCCGAACCACCCGGAAGTTGAAACTGACGGACGAGGGTGCCGCCTTTTTCAAGGAATCCGAAGCCGCGCTCCAGACCCTGCTGGGTGCCTTCGAAGGAGCCACGGCGGCCCGGCAGCAACCCACCGGTACCTTGAGGATCACCGCGCCCGCGGATATTCCTCACTCGGAGATATCCGCTGCCGTCATCGAGTTTCGGGAGAAGTATCCTCAGGTCAAGGTGGAGACCCACATCAGCAATCGCTACGTAGACCTCATCACCGAGGGATTCGATATCGCCATCCGGGGAGGGCACCTGGAGGATTCCGGCCTGCGCTCCAAGCGCCTCGGGGTGGGAAACCTGGTCCTGGTGGCGAGCTCTCGCTATCTCCAGGGAGCCCCGGCCATTCAGCACCCACGAGACCTCACGGCTCATCCGTGCATCGGCTTTGTGAGCAAAGAGGGAAACAAGGGCAACATGCTGTGGCACCTTCGCTCGGCGAGCGGAGAGACCATCCGGTTGAAGCCTGATTTCGTGGTCTCATCTACGTCCTTCGCCTGGATCCTGAGCCTCGTGAGGCGCGGGGCGGGATTGGCCCTGGTGCCCCAACCGCTGCTGAAGGAAGACTTCGCCAGGAAGAGGCTCGTCCGGGTACTTCCGGATTGGGCCACGGAGTATGCGCCGGTGCACCTTGTCTACCCTCCTCAACGCTTTTCTTCGCCCAAGGTGAGGGAAATGATCCCCATCCTGGAGAGGCACTTGCGCGAACTGTTTGCGTAG